One window of the Tachypleus tridentatus isolate NWPU-2018 chromosome 10, ASM421037v1, whole genome shotgun sequence genome contains the following:
- the LOC143230943 gene encoding uncharacterized protein LOC143230943 isoform X1: protein MAITQCLLKLMVNYINGILSGKNVMKFLLLTVFLAVGHARDAKQYGSSSGQSQVPLLSFIGATSSNRQGQNPRSGFVSGPQHISPVRPVNQNSYSNFNPLPAAQNILPESELLPLAPAGQMPQIINIDVQCQKETMAIRIEFSSPFNGVIYSKGYYSNTNCIYVVPNNGRSVYEFTIYLDRCGTQFVDQFNQGGQAYLENTIIIQNEPGFQEVWDTARHIRCLWTGQFEKTVTSSINIDMLDIISITYSGDSVDSYMDIQVGRGPFAVPVTGLVRIGDTLTAVIYVQGTDNFDIHVKECIAHSGDVSKGIQLTDVRGCVIKKKLMGPWQKTRQTGNTGASIIAYSFFQAFKFPDTMEVFLECNIEICKFQCQDFCTEFPQARSGRKKRDTRGGVKVIKEDKDGILRLHDTVEPIRLLRGIRVVAPEDIIFSESGNGTVSLTTGSNLRDGDICMSTPSFVTSLVVTILILLASSTITAVLCIRIRNIPSHHTSTFHSYSQRDLLNSLGKP from the exons ATGGCCATTACACAGTGTTTGTTAAAGTTAATGGTTAA TTATATAAACGGCATACTTTCAGGAAAGAACGTTATGAAGTTTTTGTTGCTGACAGTATTTTTAGCG GTTGGTCACGCCAGAGACGCAAAACAGTATGGTTCATCTTCAGGACAGAGTCAAGTTCCACTTCTTAGCTTTATTGGTGCTACCTCCTCCAATAGACAAGGTCAAAATCCACGGAGTGGATTTGTTTCAGGACCACAGCACATCTCTCCAGTCAGACCAGTGAATCAAAATTCATATTCTAATTTTAATCCTCTCCCAGCCGCCCAAAACATTCTACCAGAGTCTGAGCTGTTACCATTGGCCCCTGCAGGACAAATGCCACAAATTATCAACATTGACGTCCAGTGTCAGAAGGAAACAATGGCCATCAGGATTGAGTTCAGTAGTCCATTCAACGGAGTTATTTATTCTAAAGGATATTACAG tAATACGAATTGTATTTATGTGGTGCCGAACAATGGAAGATCCGTTTACGAATTCACCATTTACCTTGATCGTTGTGGTACCCAATTTGTAGATCAATTCAATCAAGGTGGTCAGGCTTATTTAGAGAACACTATAATAATCCAAAATGAGCCTGGTTTTCAAGAAGTATGGGATACTGCACGACACATTCGTTGTCTCTGGACAGGTCAGTTCGAGAAGACTGTGACGTCCAGTATTAACATAGACATGCTGGATATAATCTCTATAACCTACAGCGGAGATTCTGTAGACAGTTATATGGATATCCAAGTTGGACGAGGGCCATTTGCTGTTCCTGTCACAGGATTGGTCAGAATTGGCGATACTTTAACAGCAGTTATCTATGTACAAGGCACTGACAATTTTGACATTCACGTGAAGGAATGTATTGCACATTCTGGAGATGTCAGTAAGGGCATCCAACTTACTGATGTACGAGGATGTGTAATAAAGAAGAAGTTGATGGGCCCATGGCAGAAAACAAGACAGACAGGGAACACTGGGGCAAGCATCATTGCTTACTCTTTTTTCCAAGCCTTCAAATTTCCTGACACAATGGAAGTGTTCCTGGAATGCAACATTGAAATATGCAAGTTCCAATGTCAAGATTTCTGTACAGAATTCCCACAAGCTCGGTCAGGACGAAAGAAGAGAGATACTCGTGGTGGAGTAAAGGTGATAAAAGAAGACAAAGACGGCATCCTCAGGCTTCACGACACCGTTGAACCAATCCGCTTGTTGCGTGGAATCCGAGTTGTGGCTCCAGAAGATATTATATTTTCTGAAAGTGGTAACGGTACAGTATCACTGACCACAGGATCTAACCTTCGAGATGGTGACATCTGCATGTCCACCCCTAGCTTTGTCACATCACTTGTTGTTACCATTCTTATACTTCTCGCCTCTTCCACGATAACCGCTGTTCTTTGTATCCGTATTCGTAACATTCCGTCCCATCATACATCGACGTTCCATTCCTACTCTCAACGTGACCTGCTAAACAGTCTTGGTAAACCTTGA
- the LOC143230943 gene encoding uncharacterized protein LOC143230943 isoform X2, with translation MKFLLLTVFLAVGHARDAKQYGSSSGQSQVPLLSFIGATSSNRQGQNPRSGFVSGPQHISPVRPVNQNSYSNFNPLPAAQNILPESELLPLAPAGQMPQIINIDVQCQKETMAIRIEFSSPFNGVIYSKGYYSNTNCIYVVPNNGRSVYEFTIYLDRCGTQFVDQFNQGGQAYLENTIIIQNEPGFQEVWDTARHIRCLWTGQFEKTVTSSINIDMLDIISITYSGDSVDSYMDIQVGRGPFAVPVTGLVRIGDTLTAVIYVQGTDNFDIHVKECIAHSGDVSKGIQLTDVRGCVIKKKLMGPWQKTRQTGNTGASIIAYSFFQAFKFPDTMEVFLECNIEICKFQCQDFCTEFPQARSGRKKRDTRGGVKVIKEDKDGILRLHDTVEPIRLLRGIRVVAPEDIIFSESGNGTVSLTTGSNLRDGDICMSTPSFVTSLVVTILILLASSTITAVLCIRIRNIPSHHTSTFHSYSQRDLLNSLGKP, from the exons ATGAAGTTTTTGTTGCTGACAGTATTTTTAGCG GTTGGTCACGCCAGAGACGCAAAACAGTATGGTTCATCTTCAGGACAGAGTCAAGTTCCACTTCTTAGCTTTATTGGTGCTACCTCCTCCAATAGACAAGGTCAAAATCCACGGAGTGGATTTGTTTCAGGACCACAGCACATCTCTCCAGTCAGACCAGTGAATCAAAATTCATATTCTAATTTTAATCCTCTCCCAGCCGCCCAAAACATTCTACCAGAGTCTGAGCTGTTACCATTGGCCCCTGCAGGACAAATGCCACAAATTATCAACATTGACGTCCAGTGTCAGAAGGAAACAATGGCCATCAGGATTGAGTTCAGTAGTCCATTCAACGGAGTTATTTATTCTAAAGGATATTACAG tAATACGAATTGTATTTATGTGGTGCCGAACAATGGAAGATCCGTTTACGAATTCACCATTTACCTTGATCGTTGTGGTACCCAATTTGTAGATCAATTCAATCAAGGTGGTCAGGCTTATTTAGAGAACACTATAATAATCCAAAATGAGCCTGGTTTTCAAGAAGTATGGGATACTGCACGACACATTCGTTGTCTCTGGACAGGTCAGTTCGAGAAGACTGTGACGTCCAGTATTAACATAGACATGCTGGATATAATCTCTATAACCTACAGCGGAGATTCTGTAGACAGTTATATGGATATCCAAGTTGGACGAGGGCCATTTGCTGTTCCTGTCACAGGATTGGTCAGAATTGGCGATACTTTAACAGCAGTTATCTATGTACAAGGCACTGACAATTTTGACATTCACGTGAAGGAATGTATTGCACATTCTGGAGATGTCAGTAAGGGCATCCAACTTACTGATGTACGAGGATGTGTAATAAAGAAGAAGTTGATGGGCCCATGGCAGAAAACAAGACAGACAGGGAACACTGGGGCAAGCATCATTGCTTACTCTTTTTTCCAAGCCTTCAAATTTCCTGACACAATGGAAGTGTTCCTGGAATGCAACATTGAAATATGCAAGTTCCAATGTCAAGATTTCTGTACAGAATTCCCACAAGCTCGGTCAGGACGAAAGAAGAGAGATACTCGTGGTGGAGTAAAGGTGATAAAAGAAGACAAAGACGGCATCCTCAGGCTTCACGACACCGTTGAACCAATCCGCTTGTTGCGTGGAATCCGAGTTGTGGCTCCAGAAGATATTATATTTTCTGAAAGTGGTAACGGTACAGTATCACTGACCACAGGATCTAACCTTCGAGATGGTGACATCTGCATGTCCACCCCTAGCTTTGTCACATCACTTGTTGTTACCATTCTTATACTTCTCGCCTCTTCCACGATAACCGCTGTTCTTTGTATCCGTATTCGTAACATTCCGTCCCATCATACATCGACGTTCCATTCCTACTCTCAACGTGACCTGCTAAACAGTCTTGGTAAACCTTGA
- the LOC143230948 gene encoding NADH dehydrogenase [ubiquinone] 1 beta subcomplex subunit 9-like has protein sequence MSYLETRLVSHTVKVCSLYKRALRNLESYIHERPHFRFNAVLLRQRFEENRNITDMRIAKQLIEQGEDELFHKSHYQPLKFPCSPGGVAYERVVGSPDWVLDYWHPLEKAQYPEYFARREQRKKEYIELWEKTYGKPEELPSH, from the exons ATGTCGTACCTCGAAACAAGACTTGTAAGTCATACTGTAAAGGTTTGTAGCTTATACAAAAGGGCTCTGAGAAATCTGGAATCGTATATACACGAAAG GCCACATTTTCGGTTTAATGCAGTATTACTGAGACAACGTTTTGAAGAAAATCGGAACATTACTGACATGAGGATCGCTAAGCAGCTTATTGAGCAAGGAGAAGatgaattatttcataagtcTCATTATCAACCTTTGAAAT ttccTTGTAGTCCTGGAGGAGTAGCTTATGAAAGAGTAGTTGGGTCCCCTGACTGG gTCTTGGATTACTGGCATCCACTTGAGAAAGCACAGTATCCTGAATATTTTGCCAGAAGAGAGCAAAGGAAGAAGGAATATATAGAACTATGGGAGAAAACCTATGGGAAGCCAGAAGAATTGCCCTCTCACTAA